A portion of the Meriones unguiculatus strain TT.TT164.6M chromosome 14, Bangor_MerUng_6.1, whole genome shotgun sequence genome contains these proteins:
- the LOC110558340 gene encoding olfactory receptor 52N2, whose product MSGANSSCLTPDFFTLNGVPGLEAAHVWISLPFCFMYLIAVVGNCGLIYLIGHEEALHRPMYYFLALLSFTDVSWCTTTVPNMLCIFWFNLKEIGFNSCLAQMFFAHMLTGMESGVLMLMALDRYVAICYPLHYTTILTNPVIAKAGLATFLRSVMLIFPFTLLTKRLPYCRGSLIPHTYCDHMSVAKVSCGNAKVNAVYGLMVALLIGVFDICCISVSYTMILRAVVNLSSADARHKAFSTCTAHICAIVVTYVPAFFTFFAHRFGGHTIPHHIHIIVANLYLLLPPTMNPIVYGVKTKQIRESMIKFLLGDKMDIA is encoded by the coding sequence ATGTCTGGAGCCAACAGCTCCTGCCTGACCCCAGATTTCTTTACCCTGAATGGTGTCCCCGGGCTGGAAGCTGCACATGTCTGgatctctctgcctttctgcttcATGTACCTGATTGCTGTCGTGGGGAACTGCGGGCTCATCTACCTCATTGGCCATGAGGAGGCTCTGCACCGGCCCATGTACTACttcctggccctgctctccttcacTGATGTAAGCTGGTGCACCACCACTGTGCCCAACATGCTGTGCATTTTCTGGTTCAACCTCAAGGAGATTGGGTTTAATTCCTGCCTGGCCCAGATGTTCTTTGCCCACATGTTGACTGGAATGGAGTCTGGCGTGCTCATGCTCATGGCCCTGGACCGCTACGTGGCCATCTGCTACCCTCTACATTACACCACCATCCTCACCAACCCTGTGATCGCCAAGGCTGGTCTTGCTACCTTCTTGAGGAGTGTGATGCTCATCTTCCCCTTCACTCTCCTCACCAAGCGCCTGCCCTATTGCCGAGGAAGCCTTATCCCCCATACTTACTGTGATCACATGTCTGTGGCCAAGGTGTCCTGTGGCAACGCCAAGGTCAACGCAGTCTATGGCCTCATGGTCGCTCTACTGATTGGTGTGTTTGACATTTGCTGCATCTCCGTGTCTTACACTATGATACTGCGCGCAGTGGTGAACCTGTCCTCTGCCGATGCTCGTCACAAGGCCTTCAGCACCTGCACAGCTCACATCTGTGCTATTGTGGTCACTTACGTGCCTGCCTTTTTCACGTTCTTCGCTCACCGTTTTGGAGGACACACTATTCCCCACCACATCCACATCATAGTGGCCAACCTCTACCTGCTGCTGCCCCCTACCATGAACCCAATTGTTTATGGAGTCAAAACCAAGCAGATCCGGGAAAGCATGATCAAGTTTTTGCTTGGAGACAAAATGGACATTGCCTAG
- the LOC110558341 gene encoding olfactory receptor 52N1-like, translating to MSLGSVSSLTPASFLLNGIPGLEEAHLWLSFPLFTMDSIALTGNFGLIYLIYSERPMYIFLALLSFTDVLMCTSTVPNTLFLFWFGLKEIDFKACLAQMFFVHTFTGMESGVLMLMALDRYVAICYPLRYATILTNVVIAKAGTLTFLRAVFLVIPFTFLTKRLPYCRGNVIPHTYCDHMSVAKISCGNVQINAIYGLMVALLIGDFDILCISVSYTMILRAVVSLSSADARQKAFSTCTAHICAIVITYVPAFFTFFTHCFGRHTVPPHIHIIMTMYNDSPSTCSCLPP from the coding sequence ATGTCACTTGGAAGTGTCAGCAGCCTGACTCCAGCTTCATTCCTCCTCAATGGCATCCCTGGTCTGGAAGAGGCTCATCTGTGGCTCTCCTTCCCGCTGTTTACCATGGACAGCATTGCTCTCACAGGGAACTTTGGACTCATCTATCTTATATACTCGGAAAGGCCTATGTACATCTTCCTCGCCCTTCTTTCGTTCACAGATGTGCTCATGTGCACCAGCACTGTTCCCAACACGCTTTTCCTCTTCTGGTTCGGTCTGAAGGAGATTgacttcaaggcctgcctggcccAGATGTTCTTCGTGCACACCTTCACAGGAATGGAGTCCGGGGTGCTGATGCTCATGGCCCtggaccgctatgtggccatctgttACCCTCTGCGCTACGCCACCATCCTCACTAATGTGGTCATTGCCAAGGCAGGGACGCTCACTTTCCTCAGAGCCGTATTTCTCGTCATCCCTTTCACTTTCCTCACCAAGCGCCTGCCGTACTGCAGGGGTAATGTCATCCCCCACACCTACTGTGACCACATGTCTGTTGCTAAAATATCCTGTGGCAATGTTCAGATCAATGCCATCTATGGCCTGATGGTTGCCCTCTTGATTGGGGACTTCGACATCCTGTGCATCTCAGTTTCCTACACCATGATCCTGAGGGCAGTGGTCAGCCTGTCCTCAGCAGACGCCCGGCAGAAGGCCTTCAGCACCTGCACTGCCCACATCTGCGCCATCGTCATCACCTACGTCCCGGCCTTCTTCACTTTCTTCACGCACTGCTTTGGGCGGCACACCGTCCCTCCCCACATACACATCATTATGACTATGTATAATGATAGTCCCTCCACCTGCTCATGCCTCCCACCGTGA
- the LOC110558326 gene encoding putative olfactory receptor 56B2, with product MSQDLTDSNSSGFQVSEFILMGFPGIHSWQHWLSLPLALLYILALTANTLIITVIYQEVSLHQPMYHFLGILAIVDMGLATTIMPKILAILWFNDKAIRLPECFAQMYAIHVFVAMESGIFVCMAIDRYMAICRPLRYSSIVTDSFVVKATVFMALRNCVAPLSVPVLAAQRNYCSRNKIEHCLCSILGVTSLSCDDRKINSINQLLLAWAVMGSDLGLIVISYALILWSVLKLNSAEAASKALSTCTSHLILILFFYTVIIVLSITHSAGMKIPLIPVLLNVLHNVIPPALNPMVYALKSKELRQGLYRATGLYLKSNYE from the coding sequence ATGTCCCAGGATCTGACTGATTCCAACAGTTCTGGCTTCCAAGTGTCTGAGTTCATTCTGATGGGATTTCCAGGCATCCACAGCTGGCAGCACTGGCTCTCCTTGCCCCTGGCTTTGCTCTATATCTTGGCTCTCACAGCCAACACGCTTATCATTACTGTAATCTACCAGGAAGTGTCACTACACCAGCCTATGTACCATTTCCTGGGCATCCTGGCTATAGTAGACATGGGCTTGGCAACCACCATCATGCCTAAGATTTTAGCCATTTTATGGTTCAATGATAAAGCTATCAGACTCCCAGAGTGCTTTGCTCAGATGTACGCCATCCATGTTTTTGTTGCCATGGAGTCAGGGATCTTTGTCTGCATGGCCATAGATAGGTATATGGCGATTTGCAGACCACTGAGGTACTCTTCAATTGTTACTGACTCTTTTGTGGTCAAAGCAACTGTGTTTATGGCCCTCAGAAACTGTGTGGCTCCCTTGTCAGTACCTGTGTTGGCTGCCCAGAGAAATTACTGTTCCAGGAATAAAATCGAACACTGCCTGTGCTCTATCCTGGGGGTCACTAGCCTTTCCTGTGACGACAGGAAAATCAACAGCATCAACCAGCTACTCCTGGCTTGGGCAGTCATGGGAAGTGACCTGGGTTTGATTGTGATTTCATACGCTTTGATTCTTTGGTCTGTGTTGAAGCTGAACTCTGCAGAAGCTGCATCTAAGGCCTTAAGCACCTGCACTTCTCACCTCATCTTAATCCTTTTCTTCTACACAGTCATCATTGTCCTGTCCATCACTCATAGTGCAGGAATGAAAATTCCTCTTATCCCGGTTCTGCTGAATGTGCTGCACAATGTTATCCCCCCTGCTCTGAACCCCATGGTGTATGCACTCAAGAGCAAAGAGCTCAGACAAGGCTTATACAGAGCAACTGGCCTCTATCTTAAGAGTAACTATGAATGA